Below is a window of Syntrophomonas wolfei subsp. wolfei str. Goettingen G311 DNA.
GAGGTCATCTTTTTGCAGCACATCCGGTATTTCACCGGATACTGCCGGAATAAATCCCTGCAGAGTAAAAAACTCCTGTACTGTCGGAGATAAAATATAATCCACTATTTTCCCTACCAGCTCACCTTTGCCTTTACCAACAGCAATAACCAGCGGCATGCAGAAGGAACCTTCCTTAATCCACATAATAGCGGTATTGTTTAAACGTGAGAACCTAGAAAAGGCGATATTAACCATTCCATAGTGGTATTCGCCCTGATCAACGGCATTAACTACCTCAATCGGGCTACCCTGAAAAACACAATTAGTCACAAATTTCTCGTAGCTATCAGGATAAAGTGTCTTCATTGTTCCCACAAGCACCCGGGAAATAGTTCTCTGGCGATCAGGTATTCTAATCTTACCGGAATAGACCGGATCCTGAAAATCCTGCCAGCTTACCGGGCGCTTTTCTCCCGCCAGTTCTTTGTTATAAATA
It encodes the following:
- a CDS encoding ABC transporter substrate-binding protein, coding for MEKLILHCPMNISRAFSGLISEFIQREYPGSEFEVYDEPHRLGSEDSLLSSVREDRPPALYIGHATDFGRLSAPEITAAFDTIPGLPLAESLQKLGFKHEQAYFHPFTIIPFGVIYNKELAGEKRPVSWQDFQDPVYSGKIRIPDRQRTISRVLVGTMKTLYPDSYEKFVTNCVFQGSPIEVVNAVDQGEYHYGMVNIAFSRFSRLNNTAIMWIKEGSFCMPLVIAVGKGKGELVGKIVDYILSPTVQEFFTLQGFIPAVSGEIPDVLQKDDLHLIWKGWDEFLKATALEQ